GTGCTATGATTTAAATATCAGTCTAATTTTGAAAGGGAGAGGGACTATGCAGGAGAAAACCCTGAAGGCAAGACGCGGTATGCCCTGGTTGTTGCTTTTCATTCTTCTTTATCTAGTTGCCATTGCTTTAGTTGTCGTCGGTGGTGTCCTCATCGAACGGGGAGCCAGCGGGATTGGAGGTACCCTTCTGGCCCTGGGTATCCTATGGCTGGTGGTCGGTTTTGTTCCCTTTTTCGGGTTGAAAGTGATTAAGCCCCAAGAAGCGTTGGTTCTGACCCTGTTTGGGGAATATATTGGCACGATCCGAGAACCCGGTTTCTATTATGTTCATCCCTTCTCCGTGGCTGTAAACCCGGCTGCCTATACTCGATTGGGACAAAGCGGCGATGTGGAGCAGGCGGGGGCAACCATCACCGCTGCGGGAAATGTTCCCAGCAATTACCCGGCGGGTAAGAAGATCTCCCTCAAGATCCAGACTCTGAGCAATTCCAAGCAGAAAATAAACGATGCCTTGGGGAATCCCGTGGAGATCGGGGTTGCCGTTATGTGGCGGGTTATCGACACGGCGAAAGCTGTTTTCAATGTGGATAACTATAAAGAATACCTCTCCCTGCAATGCGATAGTGCCGTCAGGGACATCGTCCGTATTTACCCCTATGATGTGGCCCCGGGTATTGATACCACTGGCGATGGTGTTCCCGATGAGGGTAGTCTGCGCGGTTCAAGCTCCGTGGTGGCGGAACGAATCCGCAAACAGCTTCAGGAAAAGGTGGAAAACGCGGGTCTGGAAATCCTGGAGGTCCGGATTACCTATCTGGCCTATGCCCCGGAAATTGCCGCTGTGATGCTTCAAAGACAGCAGGCCAGTGCCATCGTTGATGCGCGAAAGATGATTGTAGAAGGTGCTGTGAGCATCGTGGAAATGGCTTTAGACAAACTCAAAGAAAACGAAGTGGTCAAACTCGATGAGGACCGTAAAGCCGCGATGGTCTCCAATCTGCTGGTGGTCCTTTGTGGGAATAGGGACGTTCAACCGGTGATAAGCAGCGACGACTAGCACTAAGCAGGGAACCATCTTTTTTGATGGGTTCAATGTGCCAGTTATGGGTTTTACCCTCAGGAAAAAAGCAGCAAGCACATTGATGCAGTCCCGATACCAATGGCACATCGAGGACAGTTGTAATGTCCCCTGCTGTGAAGACCCAAGCTTGTAACTAGCCGGATGACTGTGGTAGAGTCGAGGCCTTGTCCCGATGGTGGTCTAGGGACAAGGCCTTGCGATTCTTCTGGGGATAGACTGTATTGGTAATCAGAAGGATTAGGCCGGGCGGATTCGACTACAGACGGTCCCCAAAAGAAGTTCCTTACCTTAAGGCTCTATTTAACCAATTCCTCTTCGGTGGGTGTCCACAATTCCATTTCCATCAAGCGAATTGTCTTATCATCAGTTTGACCAGGTTTGATGACCCGTAGGCGCCATTGGTCTGTCTCGATGGGTTCGAAACTGGCCTTCACAATCTTTTCTGTGTTTCCGGTTACATGCACGATCTCTATCCAGTCAGTACCATCCCAGTAATCCAGGGCAAATTCTGCTACGATCCGTTCGGGACTGGCGCCTTGGTACCCATCGTCGCTGATGAGGACCAGGCGGCTAACCTGCATGGGCTCCCGTAGGGTGATTTTCACCCAGTGGTAATCCAAGCCCTCAGGGAATTTGCCCACACTCACCCAACGACTCCCATGATCCCCGTCGATCAAGTTAGAAAGGGGGGCGGTGGCACCTAGATCTGGAGTGCTTGACTCGATTACAATGCTCCCGTGCCACTCATTGTGGGGAGCCAAGATATTGATCGGTACAGGCTTCTTGCTAAACAGACATCCTGCAAGGCCCATGGCGAACAACACGGAGGACAATACTGCTACGACAATAAGACATCTTCTTTGTTTCACGACCAAACCCCCTTGTGGATTTAATGACCGTCACCTAATCCTTCTTTCTTATGGCCATACGTGGGCAAGAGGACGCCGCTATAGAGTATCTCGAATCGCCAGAGGATGTCATCTCTTACCGTGATTCACTTAATCCGGCTCTTCTGCTAAATCCCCAATACTTCCGGTGTCCAAAGCTCCAGTTCATACAACCGAATCGTCCGGTCACTGCTTTGGGTGGCTTGGATGATCCGCAGGCGCCATTCTTTCGCCTCTACCGGGTCGAAGGTTTCTTCCACCACCCTGTCGGTGTTTTCGGTAACGTGTACCACTTGAACCCATTCGGCGCCGTTCCAGTAATCCAAAGCAAACTCCCTGGTGATACGAGTGGGATGGTTACCGGCTCCATCATCGCTTACTAGGACTATTTTGTTAAGGGCCATGGCTTCGGGCAAGGTAATCTTCACCCAGTGATAATCCAGCCCGGTGGGGAACCGCCCCTCGCTTACCCAGCGGGTATTGTGATTCCCGTCGGTCAAGAAAGAAAGAGGATTGTTTTCGCTATAGTCGGGTGTACTGGATTCGACGACAATGCTTCCATACCAGTCATTAGCGGGGTCAAAGATGTTGACCGGTTCAACGGTTATCTCGGGGATGATAAAGACGCA
This DNA window, taken from Bacillota bacterium, encodes the following:
- a CDS encoding discoidin domain-containing protein — its product is MRKGKTTMLAVITLVALSFWFSGCVFIIPEITVEPVNIFDPANDWYGSIVVESSTPDYSENNPLSFLTDGNHNTRWVSEGRFPTGLDYHWVKITLPEAMALNKIVLVSDDGAGNHPTRITREFALDYWNGAEWVQVVHVTENTDRVVEETFDPVEAKEWRLRIIQATQSSDRTIRLYELELWTPEVLGI
- a CDS encoding discoidin domain-containing protein, which translates into the protein MKQRRCLIVVAVLSSVLFAMGLAGCLFSKKPVPINILAPHNEWHGSIVIESSTPDLGATAPLSNLIDGDHGSRWVSVGKFPEGLDYHWVKITLREPMQVSRLVLISDDGYQGASPERIVAEFALDYWDGTDWIEIVHVTGNTEKIVKASFEPIETDQWRLRVIKPGQTDDKTIRLMEMELWTPTEEELVK
- a CDS encoding SPFH domain-containing protein; this encodes MQEKTLKARRGMPWLLLFILLYLVAIALVVVGGVLIERGASGIGGTLLALGILWLVVGFVPFFGLKVIKPQEALVLTLFGEYIGTIREPGFYYVHPFSVAVNPAAYTRLGQSGDVEQAGATITAAGNVPSNYPAGKKISLKIQTLSNSKQKINDALGNPVEIGVAVMWRVIDTAKAVFNVDNYKEYLSLQCDSAVRDIVRIYPYDVAPGIDTTGDGVPDEGSLRGSSSVVAERIRKQLQEKVENAGLEILEVRITYLAYAPEIAAVMLQRQQASAIVDARKMIVEGAVSIVEMALDKLKENEVVKLDEDRKAAMVSNLLVVLCGNRDVQPVISSDD